A single region of the Arthrobacter sp. zg-Y20 genome encodes:
- a CDS encoding CDP-alcohol phosphatidyltransferase family protein, with the protein MTQRTHAPAAPAHRASPRTPGYAATVHSLAAAQKRAAPGAPAYSLFINRRAGRYLAAACHLLGMTPNAVSAVSAAFTFSGILILALAAPSWLSAAGICFCLVLGYAFDSADGQVARLRGGSSLAGEWLDHVLDSIKLSCLHLAVALWAFRLDGGPEQAWLLVPLGFTVVANVSFFAMILNDQLKTGHALRAGQAAAVRTGNLRRSLVLIPTDYGFLCLLFLLTALPEVFVPVYTAVFILNFLHLALAAPKWFLDMIRLEARS; encoded by the coding sequence GTGACGCAGAGAACGCACGCGCCCGCCGCTCCCGCGCACCGGGCATCACCCCGGACCCCGGGATATGCAGCCACCGTGCACTCCCTGGCGGCTGCCCAGAAACGGGCCGCGCCGGGAGCCCCGGCGTATTCGCTCTTTATCAACCGCCGGGCCGGACGCTACCTGGCCGCCGCGTGCCACCTGCTGGGGATGACGCCCAATGCCGTGAGTGCGGTCAGCGCGGCGTTCACCTTCAGCGGCATCTTGATCCTGGCCCTGGCTGCACCGTCCTGGCTCAGCGCGGCCGGCATCTGCTTCTGCCTGGTCCTGGGCTACGCCTTCGATTCAGCGGACGGGCAGGTTGCACGGCTGCGCGGCGGAAGCTCACTGGCAGGGGAGTGGCTGGACCACGTCCTGGACAGCATCAAGCTCTCCTGCCTGCACCTGGCCGTGGCACTCTGGGCGTTCAGGCTCGACGGCGGCCCGGAGCAGGCCTGGCTGCTGGTTCCCCTGGGATTCACGGTGGTGGCCAATGTGTCCTTTTTCGCCATGATCCTGAACGACCAGTTGAAAACCGGCCACGCGCTTAGGGCCGGGCAAGCCGCCGCTGTGCGCACGGGAAACCTGCGCCGTTCGCTTGTACTGATCCCCACCGATTACGGCTTCCTTTGCCTGTTGTTCCTGCTCACCGCACTGCCGGAGGTTTTTGTGCCCGTCTACACCGCTGTCTTTATCCTCAACTTCCTGCACCTGGCGCTCGCCGCACCGAAATGGTTCCTGGACATGATCCGGCTGGAGGCACGCTCATGA
- a CDS encoding glycosyltransferase produces MTTPAPGAEPRVPDPPAAAGPVPAPLGTLQAQLIIAVLTYKRPEDLAVALPRLLAQARSAPVPAQVLVVDNDPDGGARATVAAAGDSHLVYVHEPRPGIAAARNRALREAYAVADLLAFIDDDEVPSEQWLDRLAALQKESGATAVVGPVLSEYEVQPDEWITAGDFFRRRRLATGSVLSVAATNNLLLDLNRIRPLGLEFDERFGLSGGSDTLFSRQLVRAGGKMLWCDEAAVVDRVPASRLTRRWVLLRAFRSGNCHSRVALATSPTAGARAATRIRLLGPGTVRCAGGGARWLLGALLRSPAHNAKGLRTAARGAGMVTGAFGYVFSEYKRK; encoded by the coding sequence ATGACCACACCTGCTCCCGGTGCCGAACCCCGGGTTCCTGATCCCCCGGCGGCGGCAGGCCCGGTTCCCGCTCCGCTGGGTACGCTGCAGGCGCAGCTCATCATCGCGGTCCTTACCTACAAGCGGCCGGAGGACCTCGCCGTCGCCCTGCCGCGGCTTCTTGCCCAGGCCCGCAGCGCGCCGGTTCCAGCCCAGGTACTGGTGGTGGACAACGATCCCGACGGCGGTGCCCGCGCCACCGTAGCTGCCGCCGGCGACTCACACCTGGTCTACGTCCACGAACCCCGGCCGGGCATCGCCGCTGCCCGCAACCGTGCGCTCCGGGAGGCCTACGCCGTCGCGGATCTGCTGGCCTTTATCGATGATGATGAAGTGCCCTCGGAACAATGGCTGGACCGGCTGGCCGCCCTGCAAAAAGAGTCCGGGGCAACCGCCGTGGTCGGTCCGGTCCTCTCCGAGTACGAGGTGCAACCCGATGAATGGATCACGGCCGGAGACTTCTTCCGGCGGCGCCGGCTGGCTACCGGTTCCGTCCTCAGCGTGGCCGCAACCAACAACCTGCTCCTGGACCTGAACCGGATCCGGCCCCTTGGCCTGGAATTCGACGAACGCTTCGGACTCAGCGGCGGATCGGACACCCTGTTCTCCCGGCAGCTGGTCCGCGCGGGCGGAAAAATGCTGTGGTGCGACGAGGCTGCGGTTGTGGACCGTGTGCCCGCATCCCGGCTGACGCGCCGGTGGGTGTTGCTTCGGGCGTTCCGAAGCGGCAATTGCCATTCGCGGGTAGCGCTGGCCACCAGCCCTACCGCAGGTGCCCGGGCCGCTACTCGGATCCGTCTGCTGGGTCCGGGGACGGTGCGTTGCGCGGGAGGAGGAGCCCGGTGGCTGCTCGGAGCGCTTCTGCGGTCCCCGGCGCACAATGCCAAGGGTTTGCGGACTGCGGCGCGGGGAGCGGGTATGGTCACGGGTGCCTTCGGCTATGTCTTCAGCGAGTACAAACGCAAGTGA
- a CDS encoding adenylyltransferase/cytidyltransferase family protein, with amino-acid sequence MAIRIGYAAGAFDLFHIGHLNILRHARSQCDYLIAGVVSDELCEARKGRPPVIPLTERLEIVRGLQCVDRAVAEVLPDKMDTWQQLRFNVFFKGDDWRGTPAGTALEESFAAVGVEVVYFPYTVQTSSTRLRRSLEILDAAAGGRL; translated from the coding sequence ATGGCCATCCGCATAGGCTACGCCGCAGGCGCTTTCGACCTGTTCCACATAGGCCACCTCAACATCCTCCGCCATGCCAGGAGCCAGTGCGACTACCTCATAGCCGGAGTGGTTTCCGATGAACTCTGCGAGGCCCGCAAGGGCCGGCCTCCGGTCATTCCGCTGACGGAGCGCCTCGAGATTGTCCGGGGACTGCAGTGTGTGGACCGGGCTGTCGCGGAGGTCCTGCCGGACAAAATGGATACCTGGCAGCAACTGCGCTTCAATGTTTTTTTCAAGGGCGATGACTGGCGGGGTACCCCGGCCGGAACGGCACTGGAGGAGTCCTTTGCCGCCGTCGGCGTGGAAGTCGTGTACTTCCCCTACACAGTCCAAACGTCCAGTACCCGGCTGCGCCGGAGCCTGGAAATCCTGGATGCCGCAGCCGGGGGGCGGCTGTGA
- a CDS encoding sugar transferase has translation MTAVQESGTEVLHAPTFTFPSFTTQGVFGRDGHRRSAAVAWSRRYCRILAASDALVVAASVLAGHLWQFGGQTPAVRIGPFYAGDLMVSLLIGLAWMLALHVYRSRDARITGIGTDEYKRVVNATVMLVGSLAFAAVVFQVDVARGYFGLVFPVGAVGLICTRWLLRRWLSRRRRQGYYLSKVVVLGRPRDVRYVVHQISGKSAYKVVGVALSGKPRSFFQVDGAVLPVVSDEDSVVGAVARVGADAVIVAGPTKGGGQYVQELGWELEESATELILTTGLTSVAGPRIHSRPVEGLPLMHVELPQYSGARHALKRVFDIVLSAAALIILLPLMVVLGLLVKRDSPGPALFRQERVGRGGKKFLMLKFRSMVETAEDDLVGLLDRNEGAGLMFKIRNDPRITRVGAWMRRYSLDELPQFWNVLIGDMSLVGPRPPLQREVDGYRNRVHRRLYIKPGITGMWQTNGRSNLSWRDSVRLDLYYVENWSLTGDLIILWRTVVQMFKPLGSY, from the coding sequence ATGACGGCAGTACAGGAATCCGGGACTGAAGTTCTCCACGCACCCACCTTCACTTTCCCCAGCTTTACCACCCAGGGTGTGTTCGGCCGGGACGGCCACAGGCGAAGCGCAGCAGTGGCCTGGAGCCGGCGGTACTGCCGTATCCTTGCAGCCTCCGACGCCCTCGTGGTGGCGGCCTCGGTCCTGGCAGGACACCTCTGGCAATTCGGCGGGCAAACCCCGGCGGTCCGGATCGGACCCTTTTATGCCGGGGACCTCATGGTCTCGCTCCTTATCGGCTTGGCCTGGATGCTGGCCCTGCACGTGTACCGCAGCCGCGATGCCCGAATCACGGGTATCGGCACGGACGAGTACAAACGGGTAGTGAACGCCACCGTCATGCTGGTCGGCAGCCTTGCCTTCGCCGCTGTGGTGTTCCAGGTGGACGTGGCCCGGGGATACTTCGGCCTGGTCTTCCCGGTCGGTGCCGTGGGACTGATCTGCACCCGGTGGCTCCTGAGAAGGTGGCTCAGCCGCAGGAGGCGCCAGGGATACTATCTGTCGAAGGTCGTGGTGCTGGGACGGCCGCGGGACGTGCGGTACGTAGTGCACCAGATCAGCGGGAAGTCCGCCTACAAGGTGGTGGGCGTGGCCCTGAGCGGGAAACCCCGCAGCTTTTTCCAGGTGGACGGTGCGGTGCTGCCCGTGGTTTCGGACGAGGACTCCGTAGTTGGGGCGGTGGCAAGGGTGGGGGCAGACGCCGTCATAGTTGCCGGACCAACCAAGGGCGGCGGACAGTATGTCCAGGAATTGGGCTGGGAACTGGAGGAATCGGCAACGGAGCTGATCCTGACAACCGGGCTGACCAGCGTTGCCGGGCCCCGGATCCATTCCCGGCCGGTGGAGGGCCTGCCGCTGATGCATGTGGAACTGCCCCAGTACTCCGGTGCCAGGCACGCACTCAAACGGGTTTTCGACATTGTCCTCTCCGCGGCGGCACTGATCATCCTGCTTCCGTTGATGGTCGTGCTCGGGCTGCTCGTCAAGCGGGACAGCCCCGGACCGGCGCTGTTCCGCCAGGAACGGGTAGGACGGGGCGGCAAAAAATTCCTCATGCTGAAGTTCCGTTCCATGGTTGAAACGGCTGAAGACGACTTGGTCGGCCTGCTGGACCGCAACGAGGGCGCTGGGCTGATGTTCAAGATCCGCAACGATCCGCGGATCACCCGGGTGGGGGCGTGGATGCGCCGCTACTCCCTCGATGAACTGCCGCAGTTCTGGAACGTCCTGATCGGGGATATGTCCCTGGTGGGACCGCGTCCGCCGCTGCAGCGGGAAGTGGATGGCTACCGCAACCGTGTCCACCGCCGCCTCTACATCAAGCCGGGGATCACGGGCATGTGGCAAACCAACGGCCGGTCCAACCTCAGCTGGCGGGACAGTGTCCGGCTGGACCTGTACTACGTGGAGAACTGGTCACTCACCGGCGACCTGATCATCCTCTGGCGCACGGTTGTCCAGATGTTCAAACCTCTGGGGTCCTACTGA
- a CDS encoding DUF1972 domain-containing protein codes for MVGTRGVPARYGGFETCVEQVGQRLAARGHEVTVYCRTDSQTDTSETEYLGMELVYLPALHRRTLETLTHTGLSVLHLLRHRPDAAIVFNAANSPWLPLLRTARIPVATHVDGLEWKRAKWGPAGQRYYRGAEALAVRFSDALIADAQGIQDYYRDKFGADSTLLTYGAPAISGAGSRRLAEVDLVPGQYQLVVARMEPENHVHLIVEGYVHSGSELPLVVVGSAPYSERYTAAIRRAADSRVRFLGGVWDQELLDQLYANARVYWHGHSVGGTNPSLLRAMGAGTAVNAFDVGFNREVLGDAGRFFRTAEDVAKLALDAEESPAAIAERGLASTREAARYDWTEVSRGYERLVQELAAGEGGPPRPSRRRRRGVAAS; via the coding sequence ATGGTGGGGACCCGCGGGGTGCCGGCCCGCTACGGCGGATTCGAGACCTGCGTGGAGCAGGTGGGACAACGCCTTGCGGCACGCGGGCACGAGGTTACGGTCTACTGCCGTACCGACAGCCAGACCGACACGTCCGAAACCGAGTACCTGGGGATGGAGCTGGTGTATCTGCCGGCACTCCACCGGCGCACCTTGGAGACCCTGACGCACACCGGCCTCAGCGTGCTGCACCTGCTGCGGCACCGGCCCGATGCTGCCATAGTCTTCAACGCGGCCAACTCACCGTGGCTGCCGCTGCTGCGCACGGCACGCATCCCGGTGGCCACGCATGTGGACGGGTTGGAGTGGAAGCGCGCCAAATGGGGGCCGGCGGGCCAGCGGTACTACCGGGGCGCAGAGGCACTGGCGGTGCGCTTTTCCGATGCCCTGATCGCCGACGCCCAAGGCATCCAGGACTACTACAGGGACAAGTTCGGCGCTGACAGCACCCTGCTGACGTACGGGGCTCCGGCGATCAGCGGCGCCGGCAGCCGGCGCCTGGCGGAGGTGGACCTTGTGCCGGGCCAATACCAGCTGGTGGTGGCCCGGATGGAACCGGAAAACCATGTCCACCTGATTGTGGAGGGGTATGTGCACAGCGGGTCCGAGCTGCCGCTCGTTGTAGTGGGCAGCGCACCCTATTCCGAGCGCTACACCGCCGCCATCCGGCGCGCTGCCGACTCCCGGGTGCGTTTCCTGGGCGGTGTATGGGACCAGGAACTGCTGGACCAGCTGTACGCCAATGCCCGGGTCTATTGGCACGGGCATTCCGTAGGCGGAACCAACCCGTCCCTGCTGCGGGCCATGGGTGCCGGCACAGCGGTCAATGCATTCGACGTCGGCTTCAACCGCGAGGTCCTGGGCGATGCCGGACGGTTCTTCCGGACGGCCGAAGACGTAGCCAAACTGGCGCTTGACGCTGAGGAATCGCCCGCAGCCATAGCCGAACGCGGCCTGGCGTCCACCCGTGAAGCAGCACGCTACGACTGGACGGAAGTATCCCGCGGATATGAACGCCTGGTGCAGGAACTTGCTGCCGGGGAAGGAGGGCCCCCGCGGCCCTCCCGGCGCCGCCGGAGGGGGGTGGCGGCATCGTGA
- a CDS encoding Wzz/FepE/Etk N-terminal domain-containing protein codes for MKLVDYARALVRGWWVVLLCLALGLGGGMIVTALVQPLYQSTVTFYVVAPSTERQSALQSDELVRGRITAYAALLTSEQFIDRIVSASSVDLDAEVVKKSITGVGDPDTLTLTVNVRDPERETTDEIATQIAGTFGNMVSDLESGTSAETVLNVVSGPSTSEEPVRPRPLVNLAIGGLLGLSAGVLLVVARSRGREHMPAARQTTREQPADVAH; via the coding sequence ATGAAACTTGTGGATTATGCACGTGCGTTGGTTCGGGGCTGGTGGGTGGTACTGCTGTGCCTGGCCCTTGGATTGGGCGGGGGAATGATCGTCACGGCTCTGGTGCAGCCGTTGTATCAGAGCACCGTCACTTTTTATGTGGTGGCACCCAGCACCGAAAGGCAGAGTGCACTCCAATCGGATGAACTGGTCCGCGGCAGGATCACCGCCTACGCCGCGTTGCTGACCAGTGAGCAGTTCATTGACCGGATAGTCAGTGCGAGCAGCGTTGACCTGGACGCTGAGGTCGTCAAGAAAAGCATCACGGGGGTCGGAGACCCGGACACACTGACGTTGACTGTGAACGTCCGGGACCCGGAGCGGGAGACAACAGACGAGATCGCCACCCAGATTGCCGGCACGTTCGGCAACATGGTCAGTGACCTGGAAAGCGGAACATCCGCCGAAACGGTCCTGAACGTGGTGTCCGGCCCTTCCACCTCCGAGGAACCGGTCCGGCCGCGGCCGCTGGTGAATCTGGCCATCGGCGGGCTTTTGGGACTTTCGGCAGGCGTACTCCTGGTGGTGGCCCGCTCACGCGGCAGGGAGCACATGCCCGCGGCTCGGCAGACGACGCGGGAACAACCGGCAGATGTTGCACACTAG
- a CDS encoding lipopolysaccharide biosynthesis protein, with the protein MADSNAVRDGSAGPGGESRMGARSASGVRWSLLAVMSKQGFQMLSAVVLARLLGPESYGVISVASLYIVFTTLLMDQGLSSALIQRPRLSRRAAGATFTLNIALAVAVAALTWFCAPAIAGFFHVDGLAGLLRLITLALPLKALSITPRALLSRDLRFRGIAAADVGAAVMGCAAGIAAAVAGAGYFAVLYQTVLTDLVTAGVLLACTRGPAPNLHLGEVRPLLGFSIGVFATNGLAYFSRNADNILVGRVLGVASLSLYAMAYRVLVVPVQLIGQTVNRVMFPAFSRLAADRAQVAAQLQAAMSLLAACVIPLMAFVACAAPALVHLLLGDEWLAAAPLMSVLAIGGARETVFYIAPSLMKGLGKAGLNLRYELLATAAQLGGIAAGLQFGLMGVAAGYTAAGFALTPVLMFLQSRLSGVGIGAQVRILWPPVHASLWGSAAYLTLGRVLPGPGIELSMGLAVFVCTAAGVLFLAHRRTVRFLLPLFRRLLRPRNPVPVRGGQA; encoded by the coding sequence GTGGCGGACTCAAACGCCGTACGTGACGGCAGCGCAGGTCCCGGCGGGGAAAGCCGCATGGGGGCGCGCTCAGCCAGCGGTGTTCGCTGGAGCCTGCTGGCGGTCATGTCCAAGCAGGGCTTCCAAATGCTCTCCGCAGTCGTCCTCGCACGCCTGCTGGGACCTGAAAGCTACGGGGTTATCAGCGTCGCCAGCCTCTACATCGTATTCACCACGCTCCTGATGGACCAGGGGTTGTCCTCCGCCCTGATCCAACGCCCCCGCCTCAGCCGCCGCGCGGCCGGCGCCACCTTCACGCTGAACATCGCTCTCGCCGTCGCCGTCGCCGCGCTGACCTGGTTCTGTGCCCCTGCCATTGCCGGATTCTTCCACGTGGACGGACTGGCCGGGCTGTTGCGGCTTATCACCCTTGCCCTCCCGCTAAAGGCCCTGAGCATCACTCCCCGGGCACTGCTCTCCCGCGACCTGCGCTTCCGGGGCATCGCTGCCGCCGACGTCGGTGCCGCGGTCATGGGCTGCGCCGCCGGTATTGCCGCAGCTGTTGCCGGTGCCGGCTACTTCGCCGTGCTTTACCAAACGGTGCTCACCGACCTGGTCACGGCCGGAGTGCTCCTTGCCTGCACCCGCGGCCCGGCACCCAACCTGCACCTCGGCGAGGTCCGGCCCCTGCTGGGTTTCAGCATCGGCGTGTTCGCCACCAACGGGCTGGCCTACTTCTCCCGCAACGCAGACAACATCCTCGTGGGACGGGTACTGGGCGTCGCTTCCCTGTCGCTGTATGCCATGGCTTACCGTGTGCTGGTGGTACCGGTCCAGTTGATCGGACAAACCGTCAACAGGGTGATGTTTCCGGCCTTTTCCCGGCTTGCCGCGGACCGTGCGCAGGTTGCCGCGCAGCTGCAGGCTGCCATGTCGCTGCTGGCGGCCTGCGTTATACCGCTGATGGCCTTCGTGGCCTGTGCCGCTCCCGCCCTGGTGCACCTGCTGCTTGGGGATGAATGGCTCGCCGCCGCACCGCTGATGAGCGTCCTGGCCATTGGGGGCGCCCGGGAAACGGTGTTCTACATTGCCCCGTCGCTGATGAAAGGGCTGGGCAAGGCCGGGCTGAACCTCCGCTACGAGCTGCTGGCCACGGCTGCGCAGCTTGGCGGTATTGCTGCCGGGCTCCAGTTCGGCCTCATGGGAGTGGCCGCGGGTTACACAGCAGCCGGTTTTGCCCTGACGCCGGTACTGATGTTCCTGCAGTCCCGGCTCTCAGGTGTGGGTATCGGGGCGCAGGTGCGGATCCTCTGGCCCCCGGTGCACGCCAGCCTCTGGGGCAGCGCCGCGTACCTGACGCTGGGGCGGGTGCTGCCCGGACCCGGCATCGAGTTGTCGATGGGATTGGCGGTCTTTGTGTGCACCGCCGCCGGAGTGCTGTTCCTGGCCCACCGCCGCACCGTGCGTTTCCTTTTGCCGCTGTTCCGCCGGCTGTTGCGGCCACGCAATCCAGTACCTGTCCGAGGAGGCCAAGCATGA
- a CDS encoding delta-60 repeat domain-containing protein → MNRKKAAVHRSTETTGPERTVPGSRTRQAGRGLRQLAALAATCALTVTALTALAGGASADTAPVNPADPKTPVTVSSDPLPTAQLDGVAWQQVVVGDTVYVAGKFSKARPAGAAAGSQTVSRNNVLAYRLSTGELLPFTANLNGQALSIAASPDGSRIYVGGEFTQVNGTARSRIVALNAADGSVISSFNPKVGGTVRAIATAGDTVYAGGIFSNVGSVSRSRLAAFRAGDGALLPWNPKTDNRVNALVVSPDGRQVVIGGAFSTLNGSSRPGFGLGRVDAVSGASMSLGVNNTVRNSGTNAAILSLSSDGTNFYGTGYIYRASNGTGNLEGSFSGKWGDGNLQWVEDCHGDTYGVWASSTAVYVAGHNHDCRNFGGFPEVNPRVEHRAVAFSKAATGVMAKDTQGWPSFTGIASPSMLNWFPDLDTGTASGQSQGPWAVAGNEQYVTMAGEFRNVNNKPQQGLVRFAVRQVAPNADGPRVSGAKFNPTLTYKSAGTVQVDWKSNWDRDNESLTYQVIRDSNPTPVYTTTQTSRFYNRPNLSFTNTGLAAGEHSYRIVATDPLGNTVKSDILRVNVPVGAPGGPAPEPEPQPQPGAGASDDFGRTGSGGWGTAATGGAWTHTGSAGLWSVDGAGKMSLNKAGLGLTARLNLAQQDSVVRVDTALDKVPNGGGAFLTIAARKAAAGEYQGVVKVSAAGAVTVDLVRVAGGTSTKVATKTVPGLTYAAGSQLAVRFSAVGSGSTALGIKVWPAGGSEPSAWTVTATDTTAGLQQPGTVALTGYISGSTTNVPVTAAFDNLRVTAQ, encoded by the coding sequence ATGAACAGAAAGAAAGCAGCCGTGCATAGAAGCACGGAAACCACAGGCCCGGAACGCACCGTTCCGGGCTCCCGAACCAGGCAGGCCGGCCGCGGCCTGCGCCAGCTTGCGGCGCTCGCAGCAACCTGCGCCCTGACGGTTACGGCGCTCACTGCACTGGCCGGCGGTGCCAGCGCGGACACTGCACCGGTCAACCCCGCCGACCCGAAAACACCGGTAACGGTATCCTCAGATCCGCTGCCCACCGCGCAGCTCGACGGCGTCGCCTGGCAACAGGTAGTGGTGGGCGACACCGTGTATGTGGCCGGCAAGTTCAGCAAGGCACGCCCGGCAGGTGCCGCCGCCGGAAGCCAGACCGTCAGCCGGAACAATGTCCTGGCGTATCGGCTCTCGACGGGAGAACTCCTGCCGTTTACCGCGAACCTGAACGGGCAGGCGCTGAGCATTGCTGCGTCCCCGGACGGATCACGGATCTACGTGGGCGGCGAATTCACCCAGGTGAACGGCACGGCCCGCTCACGGATCGTCGCGCTGAACGCGGCCGACGGTTCCGTGATCTCCAGCTTCAATCCGAAGGTCGGAGGCACGGTCCGTGCCATTGCCACTGCCGGGGATACGGTTTACGCGGGTGGAATCTTCAGTAACGTCGGCTCCGTTTCCCGCTCCAGGCTGGCAGCCTTCCGCGCCGGTGACGGCGCACTCCTGCCTTGGAATCCCAAGACGGACAACCGGGTTAACGCGCTGGTGGTGTCTCCCGACGGCCGCCAAGTGGTCATCGGCGGTGCCTTCAGTACGCTCAACGGCAGCTCCCGCCCCGGTTTCGGCTTGGGACGGGTGGACGCGGTTTCGGGCGCCAGCATGTCCCTGGGCGTGAACAACACCGTCCGCAACTCCGGAACCAATGCGGCCATCCTCTCGCTTTCCTCCGACGGAACGAACTTCTACGGCACCGGTTACATCTACCGGGCATCCAACGGGACCGGTAACCTCGAGGGATCCTTCTCCGGCAAGTGGGGGGACGGCAACCTGCAGTGGGTGGAGGACTGCCACGGCGACACTTACGGCGTATGGGCCTCCTCCACCGCCGTCTACGTTGCCGGACATAATCATGACTGCCGGAACTTCGGCGGATTCCCGGAAGTAAACCCGCGGGTTGAGCACCGGGCCGTGGCGTTCAGCAAAGCCGCCACGGGGGTTATGGCGAAGGACACGCAGGGCTGGCCGTCCTTCACCGGGATTGCCTCTCCGAGCATGCTCAACTGGTTCCCCGACCTGGATACCGGCACAGCCAGCGGCCAGAGCCAGGGACCGTGGGCAGTGGCCGGAAACGAGCAGTATGTGACCATGGCGGGCGAGTTCCGCAACGTCAACAACAAACCGCAGCAGGGGCTGGTGCGGTTCGCCGTCCGGCAAGTTGCCCCCAATGCCGACGGCCCGCGGGTCAGCGGAGCCAAGTTCAACCCCACGCTGACGTATAAATCCGCAGGAACAGTCCAGGTGGACTGGAAGTCCAACTGGGACCGGGACAATGAGTCCCTGACCTATCAGGTGATCCGGGACAGCAACCCCACACCCGTGTACACCACTACGCAAACCTCGCGGTTCTACAACCGGCCCAACCTGAGTTTCACTAACACCGGGCTTGCAGCGGGGGAGCACAGCTACCGCATTGTGGCCACGGATCCGTTGGGCAACACCGTCAAGAGTGACATCCTTCGGGTCAACGTGCCCGTAGGGGCGCCCGGCGGGCCAGCGCCCGAACCGGAGCCCCAGCCGCAGCCTGGTGCAGGGGCCTCGGATGACTTCGGACGGACCGGCAGCGGCGGGTGGGGCACAGCCGCCACCGGCGGGGCCTGGACGCATACCGGCTCCGCCGGCCTGTGGTCGGTCGACGGGGCAGGAAAGATGTCCCTGAACAAGGCCGGACTCGGCCTGACCGCTCGGCTCAACCTGGCGCAGCAGGATTCCGTGGTCAGGGTGGACACTGCGCTGGACAAGGTACCCAACGGCGGCGGAGCGTTTCTGACCATTGCGGCCCGCAAGGCTGCCGCCGGTGAATACCAGGGTGTGGTCAAGGTTTCGGCGGCAGGGGCCGTAACCGTGGACCTGGTCCGGGTGGCCGGCGGAACCTCCACGAAGGTGGCCACCAAGACCGTACCCGGGCTGACGTACGCGGCGGGAAGCCAGTTGGCTGTTCGTTTCTCGGCAGTAGGGTCGGGGTCCACCGCGCTCGGTATTAAGGTCTGGCCGGCCGGCGGCTCCGAGCCGTCAGCATGGACAGTCACGGCAACGGACACCACTGCCGGGCTGCAGCAGCCCGGAACAGTTGCCCTGACGGGCTACATCTCAGGGAGCACCACCAACGTCCCTGTGACGGCAGCCTTTGACAACCTGCGGGTCACGGCCCAGTAG